In one Arachis duranensis cultivar V14167 chromosome 9, aradu.V14167.gnm2.J7QH, whole genome shotgun sequence genomic region, the following are encoded:
- the LOC107464322 gene encoding uncharacterized protein LOC107464322 gives MNQEIQKLEQELEKCNHCQQLRAQIQSIKKAMEAMKVTQQATLPTSIPMLTTPSEFSQLSVVDQPQSKLIFSEKIPENKTLAEIVKKSTQDKKYYVIYNGPMKGVYDDWAKAAPFTHQPRTIHKGGFLTIEEAKESLREYEVLHPEQILKRAEKAPVQIQRTAQAQRTGLMKNIPTRAEINDKKRVCRSNCRETLNLVLNWTLDKRATLGYYPINKEQLTKLVIFPEASPSDTYQFFQYGLIDTILIFDNLNIIKEFPAGFIDAVKKFKNMIDTREPRDISLKFTSSQPIFNEEGECLIPAFQVVFMSVFPGDFQPIEQVQDLSIYSDEGRLASTLARVFERAQKINKESRTRINYKSRNTLIVSSKRNQIESREMRLLVDFESAFYNFSGLLEKLPDGIRRNLCHLLKDKEDHRCQLCTSEMSEESNNAEDPTHVGKETSLS, from the coding sequence ATGAATCAAGAAATCCAGAAGCTTGAACAAGAGCTTGAAAAGTGCAATCACTGTCAGCAGCTAAGAGCTCAAATTCAATCCATCAAGAAGGCCATGGAAGCAATGAAAGTAACCCAACAAGCAACATTACCCACTTCAATACCAATGCTGACAAcaccatcagagttcagccagctaagcgtgGTGGACCAGCCAcaatcaaaactaattttttctgaaaaaatCCCTGAAAATAAAACTCTGGcagaaatagttaaaaaatcaactcaggacaaaaaatattatgtcaTCTACAATGGCCCAATGAAAGGAGTCTATGACGATTGGGCCAAAGCAGCCCCATTTACTCATCAACCCAGAACTATTCACAAGGGAGGATTCTtgacaatagaagaagcaaaAGAATCCCTCAGAGAATATGAAGTGCTCCATCCAGAGCAGATTTTAAAAAGAGCAGAAAAAGCTCCAGTCCAAATCCAAAGAACAGCCCAAGCCCAAAGGACTGGACTAATGAAAAATATTCCTACAAGAGCTgaaataaatgacaagaaaagggTCTGCAGATCAAACTGTAGAGAAACCTTAAATCTAGTCTTAAACTGGACTCTAGACAAAAGAGCAACATTGGGATATTATCCCATTAAcaaagaacagctaacaaagctggtAATCTTCCCAGAGGCTTCACCCTCTGATACATATCAGTTTTTCCAatatggattaattgatacgATCTTAATTTTTGACAATTTAAATATCATTAAAGAATTTCCTGCAGGTTTTATAGATGCAgtgaaaaagtttaaaaatatgattgataCAAGAGAaccaagggatatatccctaaaattcaCAAGTAGTCAGCCAATCTtcaatgaagaaggagaatgtTTGATCCCAGCATTTCAAGTAGTTTTCATGTCAGTCTTCCCAGGAGACTTTCAACCAATTGAACAAGTTCAAGATCTATCAATTTACAGTGACGAAGGTAGATTGGCTAGCACATTGGCAAGAGTCTTCGAAAGAgcccaaaaaataaacaaagaatCCAGAACAAGAATAAACTACAAAAGCAGAAACACTTTAATTGTTTCTAGTAAAAgaaaccaaattgaatcaagagAAATGAGACTCCTAGTGGATTTTGAATCAGCATTTTACAACTTCTCTGGATTACTGGAAAAACTTCCTGACGGGATAAGGAGGAATCTATGCCATTTACTGAAAGACAAAGAGGACCATAGGTGCCAGCTATGCACCTCAGAAATGTCTGAAGAAAGCAACAATGCTGAAGACCCCACCCACGTGGGAAAAGAAACATCCTTATCTTAA